In Kordiimonas sp. SCSIO 12610, the following are encoded in one genomic region:
- a CDS encoding toll/interleukin-1 receptor domain-containing protein, with product MPNDRNFKYKAFISYSHKDRIWSEWLHKKLENYHLPKALRKKRIEEGKDVGRLRPIFRDREELPAHENMTAKILEAVRSAEYLIVVCSPNSVASAMVNEEIREFRKLNGNTNILCLITEGEPGVFNSHSNLTLTEAEAIPENACFPAALFETAEFHKDLPTAASNPLAADARAEGDGKRNAYLKIAAGMLGVNLGELVRRDFVKRQRQISMALAVSVGISAAMGWLAWTAIKEGRRAEQQQMEAEEFADYFADILVDELPKTGREDLIQGVVDRLLSYYDGLDIKSADALYRKGLAFTRIAHILDSYDQYQDYRRIQQQAIDIAEKLVSKHPKNTDYLFLKAQSNGSMALAITWKGEPEQAVRYSQIEKEILHRLLEIDPKNQDWLRTLGVSYTVSGLAHLQNSENIKAAESDYRKALEIRLAASKLPDAHNWALNHLGAAYVNMSVVHSVKGPISKMVSYAKQSRDTFESNSEHDPNSVNAHFVTARSERNLGHAERFAGDLAAALEMYEASAKHLEDLLMERPNNSLWKHTLNLVVIAYAETLITDGRYEAAARLIDKYSASIASFYTGTDVKNYHIAAYYHANYLKALFAYDRGDANSAIRMLDDILANLDQDRSANILKAARISNVYSSAYLTYGQILAEQGQTASANTIWREAIEIFDQNLGAKRMDIKANVAQIFLMLEEYEKAQQIIDTLERDGYREVAYVRAVDREIRSGGISAPLGWRSPVSVVGK from the coding sequence GTGCCTAACGACCGAAATTTTAAGTATAAGGCCTTTATCAGCTATAGCCATAAAGATCGTATCTGGTCTGAGTGGTTGCATAAAAAGCTGGAAAACTATCACCTGCCCAAAGCTCTGCGAAAAAAACGTATCGAGGAAGGCAAGGATGTTGGTCGTTTACGACCGATTTTTCGTGACCGCGAAGAATTACCTGCCCATGAAAATATGACAGCGAAAATACTCGAAGCGGTTCGTTCTGCTGAGTATTTGATTGTTGTTTGTTCGCCTAATTCTGTCGCGTCAGCGATGGTGAATGAGGAAATCCGTGAATTCAGAAAACTGAATGGCAATACAAATATCCTGTGTCTCATTACAGAGGGAGAACCTGGGGTTTTTAATTCACACTCCAATTTGACCTTAACCGAAGCAGAAGCAATTCCAGAGAATGCGTGTTTTCCAGCTGCATTATTTGAAACAGCAGAATTTCATAAGGATTTACCTACTGCCGCTTCAAACCCACTTGCGGCTGACGCGAGGGCAGAAGGTGATGGGAAGCGAAATGCCTACCTGAAAATTGCCGCGGGAATGCTTGGGGTTAATCTTGGTGAACTGGTGCGCCGGGATTTTGTTAAACGACAGCGGCAAATCAGCATGGCGCTTGCAGTTTCAGTTGGCATTTCAGCCGCTATGGGGTGGCTTGCGTGGACGGCAATTAAGGAAGGCCGTCGCGCAGAACAACAACAAATGGAAGCCGAGGAATTCGCTGATTATTTTGCTGATATCCTTGTTGATGAACTACCTAAAACCGGACGCGAAGACTTAATCCAAGGCGTAGTCGATCGACTGCTTTCTTATTATGATGGTTTGGATATTAAATCGGCCGATGCGTTATACAGAAAAGGCTTGGCCTTCACCCGAATAGCGCATATTTTAGATTCCTACGATCAATATCAAGATTATCGACGTATTCAGCAGCAAGCAATTGATATCGCTGAAAAACTAGTATCAAAACACCCGAAAAATACCGATTATTTGTTTCTAAAAGCACAGAGCAATGGTTCTATGGCTTTGGCTATTACCTGGAAAGGTGAGCCCGAACAGGCTGTTAGATATAGTCAGATTGAAAAAGAAATCCTGCACAGATTGCTTGAAATAGATCCAAAAAATCAAGATTGGCTTAGAACACTTGGCGTTTCCTACACGGTGTCCGGTTTGGCGCATTTGCAAAATTCCGAGAATATAAAGGCCGCAGAAAGTGATTATCGTAAAGCCCTTGAGATAAGATTGGCTGCATCAAAATTGCCTGACGCTCATAATTGGGCCTTAAATCATTTGGGGGCTGCTTATGTTAATATGAGCGTTGTTCATAGCGTTAAAGGACCAATCTCAAAAATGGTGTCCTATGCTAAGCAATCTAGAGATACCTTTGAGAGCAACAGCGAACATGACCCAAACAGTGTTAATGCACATTTTGTAACCGCGCGTTCAGAGAGAAACCTTGGTCATGCGGAACGATTTGCAGGGGACTTAGCGGCTGCGCTCGAAATGTATGAAGCATCTGCAAAACATCTTGAAGATTTGCTGATGGAGCGCCCCAATAACTCTTTATGGAAACACACGCTAAATCTGGTTGTCATTGCTTACGCGGAAACGCTGATCACTGATGGAAGGTATGAAGCCGCCGCCAGATTAATCGATAAATATTCGGCTTCGATAGCGAGTTTCTATACTGGTACAGATGTTAAGAATTATCATATCGCAGCCTACTATCATGCAAACTATCTTAAGGCCCTATTTGCTTATGATAGGGGTGATGCAAATTCAGCAATTCGTATGCTTGACGATATTCTTGCTAATCTTGATCAAGATCGAAGTGCAAATATTTTAAAGGCTGCAAGAATATCTAATGTATATAGCTCTGCATACCTGACATATGGGCAAATATTGGCAGAGCAGGGGCAAACCGCCTCAGCCAACACAATCTGGCGTGAAGCGATAGAAATATTTGATCAGAATCTTGGTGCCAAACGCATGGATATCAAGGCTAATGTTGCGCAAATTTTCCTTATGCTTGAAGAGTATGAAAAAGCGCAACAGATTATCGATACTCTGGAAAGAGATGGTTACCGCGAGGTGGCTTATGTGCGGGCTGTCGACCGTGAAATCAGATCTGGCGGTATCTCAGCCCCGCTTGGCTGGAGGTCACCAGTTAGTGTTGTTGGTAAATAA
- a CDS encoding Lrp/AsnC ligand binding domain-containing protein has product MKEKEPKLDAIDRRILATLQNSGRISNVDLADIVGLSPTPCLERVKRLETAGYIEGYRARLNPEKLGVTILAFIEVSLIKTNPDAFDDFKNATRRVPEIQECHMVAGGFDYLLKVRVKNMSSYRRFLGETISTLPGVDRTHTYMVMEEVKRNEGLAF; this is encoded by the coding sequence ATGAAAGAAAAAGAACCAAAACTTGATGCAATCGACCGACGCATCCTCGCAACACTGCAAAATTCCGGTAGGATTTCAAATGTTGACCTCGCTGATATTGTCGGTTTGTCACCGACGCCGTGCCTTGAACGGGTCAAACGACTTGAGACCGCAGGCTATATCGAGGGATACAGAGCACGCTTAAACCCCGAAAAACTCGGGGTCACGATCCTTGCCTTCATCGAAGTGTCCTTGATTAAAACCAATCCAGATGCCTTTGATGATTTTAAAAATGCCACACGCCGTGTCCCGGAAATTCAGGAATGCCACATGGTTGCTGGTGGCTTCGATTATTTATTAAAGGTACGGGTAAAAAACATGTCGAGCTATCGACGGTTTTTAGGGGAAACGATTTCTACCCTACCCGGCGTTGATCGCACGCATACCTATATGGTGATGGAAGAAGTGAAACGGAATGAGGGACTGGCGTTCTAA
- the pgi gene encoding glucose-6-phosphate isomerase produces MKLPVDYREWAVLGRHAEALKSRNLIDHFAANPDRHSDLTKSVDTLRVDYSKNHITAETIALFGAYADAIDLEGLRAKLLGGEVVNFSESRPALHTALRSANPIPASMGEPVAARVEDERAKLFDVADRLRAGEILAADGKPFKHIIFLGIGGSSLGPALLMKALGYSNEAAFDVHIVSNIDAHALMPVLNNCEAVRTLLIVASKTFTTTETLTNAETVQRWMKDSGVTDLNAHLMGVTAAPEKAKEYGVPEDNILPFAEWVGGRYSLWSAISAPVVFAYGADVFQEFLAGADAVDQHFAEAPFEDNIPILSACLDVWYANFWNAQTRALFVYDDRLGLLPDYLQQLETESNGKDRTQEGAFVTWQTSPILWGGVGTDCQHSVFQLMHQGTHLVPVEFIGTKHADHGEDLHHRKLLANMLAQSAALMRGRSVGEAKEKLQGKGVSGEKLDHLAASKSFRGNRPSTTILIDRLTPRALGNLIAFYEHKTFVAGMLVGINPYDQMGVELGKELATELEGVIKGDVDLPQDYDSSTQALIHHIQS; encoded by the coding sequence ATGAAATTACCCGTTGATTACCGTGAATGGGCTGTACTTGGCAGGCATGCTGAGGCCTTGAAATCTCGAAATTTAATTGATCATTTTGCTGCTAACCCTGATCGCCATTCAGATTTGACAAAATCGGTTGATACATTGCGTGTCGATTATTCTAAAAATCACATAACGGCAGAAACAATCGCACTTTTTGGCGCTTATGCTGATGCAATTGACCTTGAGGGTTTAAGGGCAAAGCTATTAGGCGGTGAGGTGGTGAATTTTTCCGAAAGTCGGCCTGCGCTTCACACCGCGCTGCGATCCGCAAACCCGATACCAGCCAGCATGGGTGAACCCGTTGCAGCCCGCGTTGAGGATGAGCGGGCAAAGCTGTTTGATGTTGCAGACAGGCTCCGTGCAGGTGAGATTTTGGCGGCGGATGGTAAACCCTTCAAGCACATCATCTTCCTGGGTATTGGCGGGTCCTCGCTTGGGCCTGCGCTTTTGATGAAAGCGCTCGGTTATAGCAATGAAGCAGCGTTTGATGTGCATATTGTCTCAAACATTGACGCGCATGCCCTTATGCCTGTGCTGAATAACTGTGAGGCCGTCCGCACACTATTGATTGTAGCCTCCAAAACCTTCACAACAACTGAAACTCTTACAAATGCCGAAACTGTCCAGCGCTGGATGAAAGACAGTGGTGTGACTGATCTGAATGCACATCTGATGGGGGTAACCGCCGCGCCAGAGAAAGCAAAAGAATACGGAGTGCCTGAAGATAATATCCTGCCGTTCGCAGAATGGGTGGGCGGTCGATATTCGCTTTGGTCAGCGATCAGTGCACCAGTTGTTTTTGCGTACGGTGCTGATGTGTTTCAAGAATTTTTAGCGGGCGCAGACGCCGTTGATCAGCATTTCGCTGAAGCACCTTTCGAGGATAATATTCCTATTTTGTCTGCATGCCTTGATGTTTGGTACGCAAATTTCTGGAACGCACAAACACGCGCCTTGTTTGTCTATGACGACAGGCTTGGATTATTGCCTGATTATCTTCAGCAATTGGAAACCGAAAGCAATGGTAAGGACCGCACGCAGGAAGGTGCATTTGTAACATGGCAAACATCACCGATCCTGTGGGGCGGGGTCGGAACCGATTGTCAGCACTCGGTCTTCCAATTGATGCATCAAGGCACGCATTTGGTGCCTGTTGAGTTTATCGGAACCAAACATGCCGACCACGGCGAAGACCTGCACCACCGGAAATTGCTTGCGAATATGCTGGCGCAGTCCGCCGCATTGATGCGGGGCCGAAGTGTTGGCGAGGCAAAGGAAAAACTACAGGGTAAGGGTGTTTCAGGCGAAAAGCTTGATCATCTCGCTGCATCCAAAAGTTTTCGCGGTAACCGACCGTCAACAACCATATTGATTGATCGTTTGACCCCGAGGGCGCTTGGAAACCTGATTGCGTTTTATGAACATAAAACCTTTGTTGCGGGAATGCTTGTGGGCATTAACCCGTATGATCAGATGGGGGTTGAATTGGGTAAGGAACTAGCGACCGAGCTGGAAGGCGTTATCAAAGGGGACGTGGACTTGCCACAAGATTATGATAGTTCAACACAAGCGTTAATTCATCATATTCAAAGTTGA
- a CDS encoding GNAT family N-acetyltransferase yields MIRDYQSADFNQLISAWLAASKLAHPFLTEEFLRKEIANIRDIYIPNTETAVYQHGDTVIGFISLMGDEVGAIFLDPKYHGQKIGKALMDHAADQRNRLELDVFKANHIGQQFYFRYGFQKLYEHMHEETGNMLLRLAYTPPKSNYI; encoded by the coding sequence ATGATCAGAGACTATCAATCCGCTGATTTTAATCAGCTTATCAGTGCGTGGCTTGCCGCCAGCAAACTTGCGCATCCTTTTTTGACTGAAGAGTTTCTGCGAAAGGAAATTGCTAATATTAGGGATATTTATATCCCCAACACTGAAACAGCCGTTTATCAACATGGTGACACAGTCATCGGATTTATTTCGTTGATGGGTGATGAGGTTGGTGCCATTTTTCTTGATCCCAAATATCACGGACAGAAAATCGGCAAGGCATTAATGGACCACGCTGCCGATCAGCGAAACCGCCTTGAGTTGGATGTTTTTAAGGCGAACCACATTGGACAGCAGTTTTACTTTCGTTATGGGTTTCAGAAACTTTATGAGCATATGCATGAAGAAACCGGGAATATGTTGTTACGGTTGGCGTATACCCCACCAAAGAGCAATTATATTTGA
- a CDS encoding amidohydrolase family protein, whose amino-acid sequence MPQKIPHTLSPLTKTISQTVKTLTLIGLLGSTTLLSAPSATAFDNHDGAWKVDNPPLSVQGKTVDIDVTNGTWMSLDVSPDGKWIVFDLLGDIYRMPIGGGKAENISSGVAWDMQPRFSPDGSKIAFTSDRAGGDNIWTMNIDGSDMKQITKESFRLLNNPTWSPDGKYIAARKHFTTARSLGTGEIWMYHIDGGNGVQVVKRPNAQYQKELGEPMFTPDGSAIYYTQNATPGNTFIYAQDSNREIFHIRKVDLKTGEIDNVVGGPGGAVRPTPSPDGQYIAYIKRVRAQSKLFLMNLKSGEERMIHQGMDQDMQETWGVQGMYPNMDWTPDSKSIVFWAKGKLNRIDITSNTVTDIPFEVKDSRTIYPAPKFDVDVAPDTFKTKMVRFAAPSPDGKSVVFESLGKLYVKGEDGKARRLTSRDKDDVFELFPVWSKDGRSIYYTTWDDEELSTVRRVNVRGGKSTILSREKGHFVDLSLSADGDTLLYRKRTGGGLLNPDWGQKPGIYMMPAKGGVSKFVTERGNQPHFGADGRIYAISRAPNKTTLFSVNKNGNDRREIATSEQATDMIVSPVGNWVTWRENYQVFVSPLPTTGKAIKLSPKGGNLPVKRLSRDGGIYLGWSEDGKSVHWSLGPTMKSVQVADAYNDGFKAPEGGVDISITANADKPSGLTAIVGARIATMNDNDQVIENGTILIRDNRIEAIGSADSVVIPSDAKRVDASGKTIIPGIIDIHAHGPYGTGNIVPKQNWSTLAHLALGVTTVHDPSSRANLVFAASEYARAGVTLGPRIYSTAEIVYGAKTTIWAPIDSIDDALSHIRRLKAQGAISVKNYNQPRRDQRQQVVDAARREGMMVVAEGGSLYHMDMNMVVDGNTSIEHTLPNQHIYEDVLEFWPQTEVGFTPTLVVAYGGVRGEDYWYDNTEVWKHPILSKFVPPRILQPRSVRRQRAPEADYGDDENAALAKQLGDRGVSVHIGAHGQREGLGSHWEMWSFARGGMSPLEAIKTATINPAKQFGMAKDIGSLEVGKLADLVVIDGNPLENIRETDKVEKVMINGRLFDANTLNEEVTGDRVTKPFYWHGKPESEIR is encoded by the coding sequence ATGCCACAGAAAATACCACACACACTATCACCGCTTACCAAAACGATTAGCCAAACTGTCAAAACACTAACGCTTATTGGCTTGCTTGGTTCAACAACGCTTTTGAGTGCGCCAAGCGCGACCGCATTCGATAATCATGACGGTGCCTGGAAGGTGGATAACCCACCCCTTTCAGTTCAGGGCAAAACTGTTGATATTGATGTCACAAACGGCACCTGGATGAGTTTGGACGTTAGCCCGGATGGTAAATGGATTGTCTTTGATCTACTCGGTGATATTTACCGCATGCCAATCGGCGGCGGCAAGGCCGAAAATATATCAAGCGGTGTCGCATGGGATATGCAACCACGCTTCAGCCCGGACGGCAGCAAAATCGCCTTCACATCCGACCGCGCTGGCGGTGACAATATCTGGACCATGAACATCGATGGTTCTGACATGAAACAAATCACCAAGGAAAGTTTCCGCCTTCTGAATAACCCTACTTGGTCGCCAGACGGTAAATATATCGCGGCGCGCAAGCATTTTACCACCGCGCGGTCACTCGGCACGGGCGAGATATGGATGTATCACATCGATGGTGGCAATGGTGTGCAGGTTGTGAAGCGCCCGAACGCACAGTATCAAAAAGAGCTCGGTGAACCTATGTTCACGCCGGACGGAAGTGCCATTTATTACACCCAGAACGCAACACCCGGAAACACCTTTATCTATGCGCAGGACAGCAACCGTGAAATCTTTCATATTCGCAAGGTTGATCTGAAAACTGGCGAAATTGATAATGTGGTTGGTGGCCCCGGTGGTGCGGTGCGCCCTACCCCTTCACCAGACGGTCAGTATATCGCCTATATCAAGCGGGTGCGCGCACAGTCCAAACTATTCCTGATGAACCTGAAATCCGGCGAAGAGCGCATGATCCATCAAGGCATGGATCAAGACATGCAGGAAACATGGGGCGTACAGGGCATGTACCCAAACATGGATTGGACACCCGATAGCAAATCCATCGTTTTCTGGGCAAAGGGGAAATTAAACCGCATAGATATCACGTCGAATACGGTGACTGATATTCCGTTTGAAGTGAAGGACAGCCGCACAATTTATCCCGCACCAAAGTTTGATGTTGATGTGGCGCCCGATACTTTCAAAACCAAAATGGTCCGTTTTGCTGCCCCTTCACCAGACGGTAAGTCAGTGGTGTTTGAATCGCTCGGCAAACTTTATGTGAAAGGCGAGGACGGCAAAGCCCGCCGCCTCACCAGCCGTGATAAGGATGATGTGTTTGAACTGTTCCCTGTCTGGTCAAAGGACGGTCGCAGTATCTATTATACCACATGGGACGATGAAGAACTTAGCACTGTTCGGCGCGTGAATGTGCGCGGCGGTAAATCGACAATCCTGTCGCGTGAAAAAGGGCATTTTGTTGACCTGTCTTTATCCGCAGACGGTGACACCCTTCTATACCGGAAGCGCACAGGCGGCGGCCTGTTGAACCCAGACTGGGGGCAAAAGCCGGGTATTTACATGATGCCGGCCAAAGGCGGTGTTTCCAAATTTGTGACAGAGCGCGGGAACCAACCCCATTTCGGTGCCGATGGCCGAATTTATGCAATTAGCCGCGCACCAAACAAAACCACCCTGTTTTCTGTGAATAAAAACGGCAATGACCGGCGCGAGATCGCAACCAGCGAACAAGCGACCGACATGATCGTATCCCCTGTCGGGAACTGGGTCACATGGCGTGAAAACTATCAGGTTTTTGTCTCACCGCTACCGACAACCGGGAAAGCCATCAAACTATCGCCCAAAGGCGGTAACCTTCCGGTTAAGCGCCTAAGCCGTGACGGCGGGATTTATCTGGGCTGGTCCGAGGACGGCAAAAGCGTGCACTGGTCGCTTGGCCCGACGATGAAATCTGTTCAGGTTGCTGACGCCTATAATGATGGGTTCAAGGCCCCTGAAGGCGGGGTTGATATTTCAATCACTGCGAACGCGGACAAACCAAGCGGGTTGACCGCGATTGTGGGCGCACGCATTGCAACCATGAACGATAATGATCAAGTCATCGAAAACGGCACGATCCTGATCCGCGATAACCGGATTGAGGCAATAGGGTCCGCGGACAGTGTTGTGATCCCCTCAGACGCGAAAAGGGTGGATGCCAGCGGAAAAACCATCATCCCCGGCATTATTGATATTCATGCCCACGGACCATACGGCACAGGCAATATCGTGCCCAAGCAAAACTGGTCCACGCTTGCGCACCTAGCCCTCGGCGTAACGACCGTTCATGACCCTTCAAGCCGTGCCAACCTAGTGTTCGCCGCGAGTGAATATGCCCGCGCTGGCGTCACATTAGGGCCGCGTATCTATTCAACGGCAGAGATTGTATATGGCGCCAAAACAACGATCTGGGCCCCGATTGACAGCATTGATGATGCCTTGTCCCATATCCGCCGCCTCAAGGCACAGGGCGCCATCAGCGTGAAAAATTATAACCAGCCACGCCGTGACCAGCGCCAGCAGGTTGTGGATGCCGCCCGCCGCGAAGGCATGATGGTGGTCGCGGAAGGTGGGTCCCTTTATCATATGGATATGAATATGGTCGTGGACGGCAACACCAGCATCGAACACACGCTTCCGAACCAGCATATCTACGAGGATGTGCTGGAGTTTTGGCCACAAACCGAGGTTGGCTTTACCCCCACACTTGTTGTTGCCTACGGCGGCGTGCGCGGTGAAGATTATTGGTATGATAATACTGAGGTGTGGAAGCACCCGATCCTATCCAAATTTGTACCACCGCGTATTCTGCAACCCCGTTCTGTCCGCCGCCAACGCGCGCCAGAAGCCGACTACGGTGATGATGAAAACGCGGCACTCGCAAAGCAGCTCGGTGACCGCGGCGTCAGCGTTCATATCGGTGCCCACGGCCAGCGTGAAGGATTAGGATCACACTGGGAGATGTGGAGCTTCGCAAGGGGCGGCATGAGCCCGCTGGAAGCCATAAAAACAGCAACCATCAATCCAGCCAAGCAGTTTGGCATGGCAAAAGATATCGGCTCGCTTGAGGTTGGCAAACTCGCGGATCTAGTGGTTATCGATGGTAACCCGCTAGAAAACATCCGTGAAACCGACAAGGTCGAAAAGGTTATGATCAATGGACGCCTGTTCGACGCCAATACGCTTAATGAGGAAGTGACCGGTGACAGGGTCACGAAGCCATTTTACTGGCACGGCAAGCCGGAAAGCGAAATACGGTAA